The following are encoded together in the Coffea arabica cultivar ET-39 chromosome 1c, Coffea Arabica ET-39 HiFi, whole genome shotgun sequence genome:
- the LOC113725897 gene encoding succinate dehydrogenase subunit 6, mitochondrial-like: protein MAEAEAAESQKGFFKKHWEGYKEFWCERFSFLNNYSRFIKREKPLPSWTDSDVEEFIASDPVNGPVLKTAREAVKYGAVGSVVGAVTTAGWAWKYSRSLHGAGLSFAAGAVFGWTFGQEIANHHLQLYRLNTVAAQTKFLEWWQKKVEGH, encoded by the exons ATGGCTGAAGCTGAAGCGGCAGAATCTCAAAAGGGTTTCTTCAAGAAACACTGGGAAGGATACAAGGAGTTCTGGTGTGAAAGattttcctttttgaacaactaTTCCAGATTTATCAAGCGTGAGAAGCCTCTTCCCTCTTGGACTGATTCTGATGTTGAAGAATTCATTGCCTCTGACCCTGTTAATGGACCAGTT CTTAAAACTGCTCGTGAAGCTGTTAAATATGGTGCTGTAGGCAGTGTTGTAGGGGCAGTTACAACAGCAGGCTGGGCGTGGAAATACTCGAGAAGTCTCCATG GTGCTGGGCTATCTTTTGCTGCTGGGGCTGTCTTTGGCTGGACATTTGGACAGGAAATCGCAAACCACCATCTGCAGCTCTATCGGTTGAATACCGTGGCTGCCCAGACCAAATTCTTGGAATGGTGGCAGAAGAAAGTGGAAGGGCATTGA